One Chryseobacterium wanjuense genomic region harbors:
- a CDS encoding UDP-glucose--hexose-1-phosphate uridylyltransferase, which yields MNTKEINSSFNQKKHPHRRYNPLLDEWILVSPQRANRPWQGQTEKVAEEKLPAHDPNCYLCSGNLRVNGERNPVYKGVYVFDNDFGSLMKDDIEFSEEQSDFFTLKPERGINRVICFSENHSLTLPEMEADDIKKVVDVWQEQYEELGSEDYISHVQIFENRGSVMGCSNPHPHGQIWAQASIPSTVLKTQENMKKYYEKNGSSLLEDYIKKELEVKERIVLENEDFVALVPFWAIWPYETMVVSKRKAENILQFSDAEKLSFSKILKDLTTKYDNLFEISFPYSAGIHQSPTDGKPHPEWHFHMHFYPPLLRNAEVKKFMVGYEMLAEPQRDITPEQSAEILQNLSVVHYKSDK from the coding sequence ATGAATACAAAAGAAATAAATTCGTCATTTAATCAAAAAAAGCATCCTCACAGAAGATACAACCCTCTTTTGGATGAATGGATTCTGGTGTCTCCGCAAAGGGCAAACCGTCCCTGGCAAGGGCAAACCGAAAAGGTAGCCGAAGAAAAACTTCCTGCTCACGATCCGAATTGTTATTTATGTTCCGGAAATCTACGGGTAAATGGTGAAAGAAATCCCGTTTACAAAGGCGTGTATGTTTTTGATAATGATTTTGGCTCTCTGATGAAAGATGATATTGAATTTTCGGAGGAACAGTCGGATTTTTTTACATTAAAACCAGAACGCGGGATTAACAGAGTTATTTGTTTTTCTGAAAACCACAGTCTCACTTTACCGGAAATGGAAGCAGACGACATCAAAAAAGTTGTGGATGTCTGGCAGGAACAATATGAAGAGTTGGGTTCTGAAGATTATATCAGTCACGTTCAGATTTTTGAGAACAGAGGAAGTGTGATGGGATGCAGCAATCCGCATCCTCACGGCCAAATCTGGGCACAGGCTTCAATTCCGTCGACGGTTTTGAAGACGCAGGAAAACATGAAGAAATATTATGAAAAAAATGGAAGCTCGCTTCTTGAAGATTATATCAAAAAAGAACTGGAAGTAAAAGAAAGAATCGTTCTTGAAAATGAGGATTTTGTGGCTTTAGTTCCATTTTGGGCAATCTGGCCTTACGAAACGATGGTTGTCAGCAAAAGAAAAGCTGAAAACATTTTACAGTTTTCCGATGCAGAAAAGCTTTCTTTCTCAAAGATATTGAAAGATTTAACCACAAAATACGACAATCTTTTTGAGATTTCTTTTCCGTATTCAGCCGGAATTCATCAATCGCCAACAGATGGGAAACCTCATCCTGAATGGCATTTTCATATGCATTTTTACCCGCCTTTATTAAGGAATGCAGAGGTGAAAAAATTTATGGTTGGCTATGAAATGCTGGCAGAACCACAACGTGACATCACGCCGGAACAGAGCGCAGAAATACTGCAGAATCTTTCGGTTGTACATTACAAAAGCGATAAATAA
- a CDS encoding transketolase family protein, translated as MKKYTYTEKKDTRSGFGAGLAELADRNPNVVALCADLIGSLKMEKFIEKAPERFFQIGIAEANMIGMAAGLATEGKIPFTGTFANFSTGRVYDQIRQSVAYSDKNVKICASHAGLTLGEDGATHQILEDIGLMKMLPGMTVINTCDYNQTKAATIAIADYEGPVYLRFGRPVIPVFTDENQTFEIGKAWMVNEGKDVTIIATGHLVWEAIKAGEILEEQGIDAEIINIHTIKPLDAEAILKSVKKTGCVVTAEEHNRLGGLGDSVAQLLITEYLAPQEYVAVNDSFGESGTPDQLMEKYGLTANDIVEATKKVMKRKQID; from the coding sequence ATGAAAAAATATACCTACACAGAAAAAAAAGATACAAGAAGCGGGTTTGGAGCCGGTCTTGCTGAATTGGCAGACAGAAATCCGAATGTTGTAGCACTTTGCGCCGACCTTATCGGTTCATTGAAAATGGAAAAATTCATAGAAAAAGCACCGGAACGCTTTTTTCAGATCGGAATTGCGGAAGCCAACATGATTGGTATGGCTGCAGGTTTGGCAACAGAGGGCAAGATTCCGTTTACGGGAACATTTGCCAACTTTTCCACCGGAAGAGTATACGACCAGATTCGTCAGTCGGTGGCTTATTCTGATAAAAACGTGAAGATCTGTGCTTCACACGCTGGGTTGACTTTAGGCGAAGACGGTGCAACACATCAAATTCTGGAAGATATCGGTTTGATGAAAATGCTTCCGGGAATGACCGTTATCAATACCTGCGACTACAACCAGACCAAAGCAGCCACCATTGCGATTGCAGATTACGAAGGTCCGGTTTACCTGCGTTTCGGAAGACCTGTAATTCCTGTTTTTACGGATGAAAATCAAACATTCGAAATCGGGAAAGCCTGGATGGTAAACGAAGGAAAAGATGTAACAATCATAGCAACAGGACATTTGGTTTGGGAAGCGATAAAAGCCGGAGAAATCCTGGAAGAGCAGGGAATTGATGCTGAAATTATTAATATTCACACTATCAAACCTTTAGACGCTGAAGCAATTCTTAAATCAGTTAAAAAAACAGGATGTGTCGTTACTGCCGAAGAACATAACAGATTGGGCGGCTTGGGCGACAGTGTTGCCCAGCTTTTGATCACAGAATATCTTGCGCCGCAGGAATATGTTGCTGTAAATGACAGCTTTGGTGAAAGCGGAACACCCGATCAACTGATGGAAAAATACGGGCTCACAGCCAATGACATTGTAGAAGCTACAAAAAAAGTGATGAAAAGAAAGCAAATCGATTAA
- the galK gene encoding galactokinase produces the protein MMEKLINYTTEAFQSVFKSEPESIFLAPGRINIIGEHVDYSDGFVLPAAIDKHICFAVKKIDDSETCTFFAIDFDDSFSFNINQKQTPVSQVWVNYLLGVFNAIQEKGKKIGGLQIAFSSTIPMGSGLSSSAALECGFAFILNQIFDLNLTKKDLALIGQKSEHTFVGVKCGIMDQFASVFGKEHQVIMLDCNSLEHQYFDANLEGYSLVLFDSCVKHTHLTSGYNDRREDVDRGKKKLWEKFPEIEKFRDFSFSMLEEVRAEIGETSYKRCLYLLKEIKRVEKAAKALSEGDVKYLGELLIETHAGLSTEFEVSCKELDFMVEETLKEEGVSGARIMGGGFGGCSINLIKDENVDEVIKNISTKYKTYYNIEMKVYRVKISDGINEYKRNKFVI, from the coding sequence ATGATGGAAAAATTAATTAATTATACAACAGAAGCATTCCAATCTGTCTTCAAGTCAGAGCCGGAAAGCATTTTTCTGGCCCCGGGAAGAATTAATATTATTGGTGAACACGTCGATTACAGTGACGGTTTTGTGCTCCCTGCAGCTATTGACAAACATATTTGTTTTGCTGTGAAAAAAATTGATGATTCGGAAACCTGTACTTTTTTTGCTATAGACTTTGACGATTCTTTCAGCTTTAACATCAACCAAAAACAAACTCCGGTTTCACAGGTTTGGGTTAATTATTTACTGGGTGTATTTAATGCTATTCAGGAAAAGGGAAAAAAGATCGGCGGCTTACAGATCGCTTTTAGCAGCACCATCCCAATGGGCTCCGGTTTATCGTCTTCAGCGGCTTTAGAATGCGGATTTGCCTTTATTCTCAACCAAATTTTTGATTTAAATTTAACAAAGAAAGATCTGGCATTGATCGGGCAAAAATCCGAACATACCTTTGTTGGCGTAAAATGCGGAATTATGGATCAGTTTGCCTCTGTTTTCGGTAAAGAACATCAAGTGATCATGCTGGACTGCAATTCTCTGGAACATCAGTATTTCGATGCGAATCTGGAAGGCTACAGCCTGGTGCTTTTCGACAGTTGTGTAAAACATACGCATCTCACTTCCGGTTACAATGACAGGAGAGAAGATGTTGATAGAGGAAAAAAGAAATTATGGGAGAAATTCCCTGAAATAGAGAAGTTCAGAGATTTCAGTTTTTCAATGTTGGAGGAAGTGAGGGCAGAAATAGGAGAGACATCCTACAAAAGATGCCTTTACCTTTTAAAGGAGATCAAGAGGGTTGAAAAAGCTGCCAAAGCTTTGTCAGAAGGCGATGTGAAATATCTGGGTGAGCTTCTTATCGAAACACATGCCGGGCTTTCGACTGAATTTGAAGTAAGCTGTAAGGAACTGGATTTTATGGTAGAGGAAACTTTAAAGGAAGAGGGTGTTTCAGGCGCAAGAATAATGGGCGGAGGTTTTGGCGGATGCAGCATCAATCTTATTAAGGATGAAAATGTAGATGAAGTGATTAAAAATATCAGTACGAAATACAAAACGTATTATAATATCGAAATGAAAGTGTATCGTGTAAAAATATCGGATGGAATCAATGAATACAAAAGAAATAAATTCGTCATTTAA